The Tautonia rosea genome contains a region encoding:
- a CDS encoding RNA polymerase sigma factor, producing MEPRTSLSLLDRLRENPHSEEAWAEFLARYGKVLYRWCRRWGLQPSDAEDVTQDTLLAVARQIKDFRYDPDGSFRAWMKTIAYRFWIRVVERSSRQAATGGSAALEELASVAARDDLARFCEAQAREVLLEQAFDRVRQRVSPSTWDAFRLTALEDLPGSEVARQLGLSVGDVYNARWRVQKFVREAVRELDPDA from the coding sequence ATGGAGCCCCGGACCTCGCTAAGCCTGCTCGATCGTCTTCGGGAGAATCCGCATTCTGAAGAAGCCTGGGCGGAGTTCCTTGCACGCTACGGGAAGGTGCTCTACCGGTGGTGCCGGCGGTGGGGCCTCCAGCCGAGCGACGCCGAGGACGTGACCCAGGACACCCTGCTCGCCGTGGCCCGGCAGATCAAGGACTTCCGCTACGACCCCGACGGCAGCTTCCGGGCCTGGATGAAGACCATTGCCTATCGCTTCTGGATCCGAGTGGTCGAGCGGAGTTCTCGCCAGGCCGCGACCGGCGGTAGTGCCGCACTGGAGGAACTGGCCTCGGTCGCCGCTCGGGACGATCTTGCTCGATTCTGTGAGGCCCAGGCCAGGGAAGTTCTCCTCGAACAGGCGTTCGACCGGGTCAGGCAACGGGTCTCACCGAGTACCTGGGACGCGTTTCGGTTGACGGCCCTCGAAGACCTTCCGGGCAGTGAAGTCGCCCGGCAACTGGGCCTGAGCGTCGGCGACGTCTACAACGCCCGGTGGCGGGTCCAGAAGTTCGTCCGGGAGGCGGTCCGTGAGCTGGACCCGGACGCTTGA